A single genomic interval of Acetobacteraceae bacterium harbors:
- a CDS encoding DNA gyrase modulator produces the protein MKTQEDLLSALLDAAKKAGADQADAMLVETTSLSTTIRQGRLEDTEHAQTVKLGLRVFSGRRVANVFSTVIKKESFARLASQAVTMARALPKNPHAGLASSAIKGQLSAREMRLTGPTSNVTIAQLQEASRIAEESALAGDGITKSNGASASSWRAHVFSG, from the coding sequence ATGAAAACGCAGGAAGATCTCCTCAGCGCACTTCTGGATGCGGCCAAAAAAGCAGGCGCCGACCAGGCTGATGCGATGCTGGTTGAGACCACGTCGCTTTCGACAACAATCAGGCAGGGACGGTTGGAGGATACGGAACATGCGCAGACTGTTAAACTCGGCCTGCGTGTGTTTTCAGGGCGGCGCGTGGCGAATGTCTTCAGCACCGTCATAAAAAAGGAGAGCTTCGCGCGGTTGGCGTCTCAGGCTGTCACCATGGCGCGCGCCCTGCCCAAAAACCCCCATGCGGGCCTAGCCTCCAGCGCCATCAAAGGACAGCTTTCCGCGAGGGAAATGCGCCTGACGGGCCCTACCTCCAATGTCACTATCGCGCAGCTGCAGGAGGCCTCCCGCATTGCGGAGGAAAGCGCCCTGGCGGGTGACGGTATCACAAAAAGCAACGGGGCGTCGGCCTCATCCTGGCGCGCACACGTCTTTAGCGGATAG